From Acidovorax sp. 1608163:
CTGGACGAGTTTGCACGCCGTCTGCACGAGTTGCTGCGCACCTCGGACCTGACCACGCGCACCCAAGAAGAACGCTTGTGGTTGATGCTGCCGTTCTCTCACCCCGAAGGCCTGACAGCGCGACTGCAGAAGGTGCTGCAAGAGCAGTCCAGCCAGCATGGGGAAGCGGCTCTGCGCGTGCGCATTCGCCACCTGCAGATCCCTCACGATCTGCAAAACCACGATACCGCGGTACAACTCATGGGGCGCCTTCAGAACGCGGATTGACCCATGTGGGATCAGATAGTTTTTGCCTTCGTCACGCTGTTTGCCAGCTCCACCCAGCAAAACTGGCTGGAACTGGCCTGGAAGTTCTTTCCCTTCGTCGTCCTCCTGGAGGCACCCTTCTTTTTGCTGGTGACCGCCGGCATGGTGCGCTACGGCCTGCGCAGGCACCGCCCCGAACGGCAACGAGAACGCTACCCACGGGTGTCGTGCGTAGTGACCTGCTATTCGGAAGGCGATGATGTGCGCAAGACCATTCAGTCGCTGGCGCAGCAGCTGTACCCGGGACACATCGAGATCATTGCCGTCATTGACGGCGCCATTCAGAACCGCCCCACCTTGCTGGCCGCGCGCAATGCCCGCGGGCTTTTGGCAGGGCAAGCCAAGCGGGCGCTGGTGGTGCTGCCCAAGTGGCAACGCGGGGGACGGGTATCGTCCCTCAATGCAGGGCTTTCCATCGCCACGGGCGAAATCGTCATGGCGCTGGATGGCGACACGTCATTCGACAACGACATGGTGCGCAATGCAACGCGTCACTTTGACGACCCCGGGGTGGTGGGCGTGGCAGGCAACCTGCGTGTGCGCAACGCCAAGAAAACGCTGGTGACCCGGCTGCAGGCGCTGGAATACATCCTGTCGATCGGTGCTGGCAAAACCGGCCTGTCCGAGTTCAACATCGTCAACAACATCTCGGGCGCCTTTGGCGTATTCCGCACCGGGTTCATCCGCAACCTGGGCGGTTGGGATGCGGGGTCGGCCGAAGACCTGGACATGACCACGCGGATCAAACAGTACTTTGGCAGACACCCCGGGCTGCGCATCGTGTTTGACCCACATGCCGTAGGGCACACCGATGCACCCGACACCTGGCGCATTTTTTTTCGCCAGCGCTTGCGTTGGGACGGGGACATGTTCTACCTGTTCATCCGCAAGTTCCGCTTCAACCTCAGGCCCAGGCTGCTGGGTTGGCGCAATTTTTTGTTTGTGGCCATCAACGGGCTGGTCATGCAAGTGCTGATGCCTTTTCTGATCGTTGCCTACACCGGGGTGATGCTCTTCACCCTGCCCATCGGGGCGGTGCTGGGCGTTCTGGCATTTATCTACTTGGTCTATCTGTGCGCCATTCTTTTTTATTTCATGCTCTACGTGATTGCCGTCTCTGAACGACCTGTAGAGGATCTGGACTACCTGCGCTTTCTGCCTTTGGTGCCGTTGTTCGCTTTTGTCAACCGCATCCACTGCGCCTTCTCCATCCTGCAGGAGCTTTTCCTGAATTCGCACCTCGACTCCTCGATGGCACCATGGTGGGTGCTGCGCAAAACCAAGTTCTGACATGTTGAAACGCAAGGATTTTTGGGCCCGCACACCCTTTGTCGTGGCCTTTTGGCTGGGGCTGCAAGCCTCCACGGCATGGGCCAACGCAGTACCGTTGTCCGATCTTGAAACCTGGGCCCAATCCGCAGCCCCCGCTGTGCGCGTTGCGTTGGCAGAAAAGGACCTGGCAGCACATCGCGCAGAAGCTGCCAAAGCCAGCCAAGGTGGTCGCCTGTTTGGTGGGGCCAGCCTGGGCAATGCACGCGAGGCCGTGACCGACACCACCAGCCGCAGCTACCAGCGGGCACAGATGCAGCTCGGCGTGCGGTGGCCCCTGCTGGGCAGCCGTGAAGCCCAACTGCGCAACGTAAGCGAAGCGGAACAAGCGACCACGGCAAGGCAGGTGCGCCTGCAGCAAACCCAAAACGAAGCCGTGCAAGCGGTACGCCGCGCCTATGTGCGCCACCTGCGCAGCGGGCAGCGCATTGCGCTTGTCGAGGCCTTTATGGCAGGACGCTCCACCACACAGGGCCTGCTACAACGCCGCACTCAAGCCGGTTGGATGCTGGAGGCGGAACGCTTGGGGCTGATGGCCACCTTTGACGCAGCGGAGGCCACGCTCCGGGCCCAACGCGCAGCACAAGAGGCAACGCTGCGTGAACTGTCGCGGCTGACCGGGCGCATGGTTCAAGCCGTTCAAGCGGCCCCCCTGACGTGGCCCGACGTGTGCCACCACCCTGAGACACTGCGGGCGCAAGCCGATGAACACCCCACCGTGCTGCTGGCACGCCTCGAGCTTGAGGCCGCAGACCAAATTGCAGGCCACTTGCGCAAAGAAGGCATTGCGGCGGGTGTGTCTGTGGCCCAAGGCATTAGCAAGGACCTGGGTGGCCCCCCAGGACACAACACCACCGTGGGTATCGACATCTCCATACCACTGGACTGGCGCGGGCAACGTGACGCCACACTAGGACAAATACAAAGCGAGCGCCACCGCGCAGAAAGCCTGTTGGAACTGCGACGAGGCGAATTTCTGGAGGGCCTGGAACAAGCCCTGGGCCAGTGGCACCTGAGTCAAGCCGAAGCGGCTGCACCGATGAAACAGCTGAGCGCCGCCACCGAAACCTTGCGTGTGGCCATGCTGCGGCATGAGCGCTTGGACGATGGTGACGGCTACGCGCGCCTGCTCACTGCCCGCTACGCGCTCATGCAGGTCGCCCTGCAAGTGGTCGACGCACAGGAGCGCCGCGAGGTGGCCGAGTTAGCGCTGGCCGCGTGGTCTAGCAGCGGGTGCAGCCATCCTGGCGTCAACCCCCAAGACAAGTTGACGGCAGCGCTAGCGCC
This genomic window contains:
- a CDS encoding glycosyltransferase; translation: MWDQIVFAFVTLFASSTQQNWLELAWKFFPFVVLLEAPFFLLVTAGMVRYGLRRHRPERQRERYPRVSCVVTCYSEGDDVRKTIQSLAQQLYPGHIEIIAVIDGAIQNRPTLLAARNARGLLAGQAKRALVVLPKWQRGGRVSSLNAGLSIATGEIVMALDGDTSFDNDMVRNATRHFDDPGVVGVAGNLRVRNAKKTLVTRLQALEYILSIGAGKTGLSEFNIVNNISGAFGVFRTGFIRNLGGWDAGSAEDLDMTTRIKQYFGRHPGLRIVFDPHAVGHTDAPDTWRIFFRQRLRWDGDMFYLFIRKFRFNLRPRLLGWRNFLFVAINGLVMQVLMPFLIVAYTGVMLFTLPIGAVLGVLAFIYLVYLCAILFYFMLYVIAVSERPVEDLDYLRFLPLVPLFAFVNRIHCAFSILQELFLNSHLDSSMAPWWVLRKTKF
- a CDS encoding TolC family protein, which translates into the protein MLKRKDFWARTPFVVAFWLGLQASTAWANAVPLSDLETWAQSAAPAVRVALAEKDLAAHRAEAAKASQGGRLFGGASLGNAREAVTDTTSRSYQRAQMQLGVRWPLLGSREAQLRNVSEAEQATTARQVRLQQTQNEAVQAVRRAYVRHLRSGQRIALVEAFMAGRSTTQGLLQRRTQAGWMLEAERLGLMATFDAAEATLRAQRAAQEATLRELSRLTGRMVQAVQAAPLTWPDVCHHPETLRAQADEHPTVLLARLELEAADQIAGHLRKEGIAAGVSVAQGISKDLGGPPGHNTTVGIDISIPLDWRGQRDATLGQIQSERHRAESLLELRRGEFLEGLEQALGQWHLSQAEAAAPMKQLSAATETLRVAMLRHERLDDGDGYARLLTARYALMQVALQVVDAQERREVAELALAAWSSSGCSHPGVNPQDKLTAALAPTLLALSPQVANAPPDTATTAPQRTLRSTEGTSDSSLGWYVWDGQAMLQRPEQLRTLPPESRRVLLSFTAKQLTGLEQPAGRRQLSQFITHAQHRGLTVELLLGEPLWVLPSHRQNLLDQLARIRDLPFHALQLDLERSQLPEADQPQWGDLVVETLRATHAVAPWPLGLTTHYRELESPDFAQKVHAAGATELTAMVYVSNPARVVEIVKGLLPLQSLQSPDGLRWSIAQSVERTLSPQESSYPAGKATALQRWKELAQALSPEPGFGGIVVQSWEEFKEARP